Below is a genomic region from Candidatus Micrarchaeia archaeon.
CGCTCTTTATTATCTCGAGAATCTTCAGCTCATCCGCGAGCACGCTTTCCAGCCACGCGATTGTTTTCTTGAGCTCAGCGAGCTCGTTGTTTATCTTCTCCCTCTCAAGCCCTGTGAGGCGCTGGAGCTTCATCTCCAGTATCGCTTCGGCCTGCTTCTCGCTGAGCGAGTAGTTGCCCATCAATCCTGCCTTCGCGGTCTTCGGGTCCTTGCTTGATTTGAGGAAGGGGATTATCTCATCTATGTTGTGGAGCGCGACCATCAGGCCCTCGAGGATGTGCGCCCTTGCCTGGGCCTGGTTCCTTTCGAACACGCACCTTTTGCGCACCACTTCTTGCCTGAATTCCAAAAATAGTTTGAGCATCTCGTAAAGCGAGAGCGTTTTAGGGGAGCCGTTCACGAGCGCGATGTTGATTATCCCGAAGGAGCTTTCCAGGGGGCTGTGCGCGTAAAGCTGGTTGAGCACCACCTCGGGGTTCGCGTCCTTCTTGAGCTCAATCAGCACCTCCATCCCTTCCTTGTCGCTCCTGTCGTGCACGTTGGAAATTCCCTCTATCTTCTTGTCCCGCACTGCGTCAACTATTGACTCTATTATCGCGGTTTTCGTAATCTGGTAGGGGATTTCCTTTATCGTCAGCTTCCTGTTCTTCTCGTCTGTTTCTACTTTTCCCCTGAGCCGTATTATGCCCCTCCCGGTCTTGTAGGCCTCGTAAATTCCAGCCCTTCCGACTATGGTCCCGCCAGTGGGGAAATCCGGGCCGGGAACGAGCATGAGTACCTTGTTTTCATCAGCGCCTTCTATGAGCGCGACCAGCGCATCCACTATCTCCCCTAAGTTATGGGGGGGTATGTTGGTTGCCATCCCGACTGCTATCCCAGAAGAGCCGTTCACAAGAAGGGTGGGAACTGCGCTCGGGAGCACGGTGGGTTCCTTGAGCGTTCCGTCAAAGTTCGGGCTGAACGCGACTGTCTCCTTGTCCAAATCCAGGAGCATCTCCTCTGCGATTTTGGTCATGCGCACCTCGGTGTAACGCATCGCCGCAGCTCCATCGCCGTCAACAGATCCAAAATTGCCTTGACCGTCAACAAGCAGGTAGCGCATGCTGAAATACTGGGCCATGCGCACTATGGAATCGTAAATCGCGGCATCGCCGTGAGGGTGGTATTTTCCCAAGACTTCTCCGACTATTCTCGCGCTCTTCTTGTAGGGCTTGTCGTGGGTGTTTCCCAGCTCGCTCATCGCGTAAAGTATTCGTCTGTGCACCGGCTTCAATCCGTCGCGGACGTCGGGCAATGCGCGTCCTGCAATGACGCTCATCGCGTAATCCAGGTAGGATTCCTTCATGTCCTGCTCTATAAGCCTGTTTACTATTTCGCCCATTTTCCAAGCACCGAATCAGCATGATTTCTATTCATAAAATACTCTATTTTCATATCGCAGTTCTGGTTTATAAATATTGGCAAAAACAGCCGGAATTCACCATTTCCCTTCGTGCACCCTGCTCTTGTCATAGTCCTTTTTCGCTTCTTTTTCCTCGTCCGGATGCCCGATTACAATCATCGCGAAAGGAACGATGCTTTCAGGAAGCGAAAAAAGGGTTCTAAAACCCTGCATGCGCGCTTCATTCGGATAAACGCCGGTCCAAACAGCGCCAAGCCCGAGCGCTTTCGCAGCCACCATCAAATTCTCTATTGCAGCCGAGCAGTCCTGGAAAATGTAAGCTTCGTGGCTTTTCGCAGCCTTCCGGTCAGCGCACACAATTATGGAAAGGGGCGCCCCCATGGCCATCTGCGCGTGGTTGTGGAATCC
It encodes:
- the gyrA gene encoding DNA gyrase subunit A, with translation MGEIVNRLIEQDMKESYLDYAMSVIAGRALPDVRDGLKPVHRRILYAMSELGNTHDKPYKKSARIVGEVLGKYHPHGDAAIYDSIVRMAQYFSMRYLLVDGQGNFGSVDGDGAAAMRYTEVRMTKIAEEMLLDLDKETVAFSPNFDGTLKEPTVLPSAVPTLLVNGSSGIAVGMATNIPPHNLGEIVDALVALIEGADENKVLMLVPGPDFPTGGTIVGRAGIYEAYKTGRGIIRLRGKVETDEKNRKLTIKEIPYQITKTAIIESIVDAVRDKKIEGISNVHDRSDKEGMEVLIELKKDANPEVVLNQLYAHSPLESSFGIINIALVNGSPKTLSLYEMLKLFLEFRQEVVRKRCVFERNQAQARAHILEGLMVALHNIDEIIPFLKSSKDPKTAKAGLMGNYSLSEKQAEAILEMKLQRLTGLEREKINNELAELKKTIAWLESVLADELKILEIIKSELLEIRKKYADARKTEIEDAADERTVEDLIPNEDVVVFISHRGYVKRVQLQEYRTQRRGGKGVIGTETKEEDFVEDAIITKTHNYLLFFTDKGRVHWLKAYNIPESGRYSSGKPIVNMLELKEEKVNAWIEMREFSDKEFLVMVTKNGIVKRIGADAFANPRKGGVIAITLRENDSLIEVKKTNGNSEIFIATRDGYAIRFNENDAREIGRTGQGVIGIRLREGDCVVGATVCDRPAVLTLSENGYGKRTEFAEYRLQARGGMGVTNLDSTEKTGKVVGAKAVNEKDDIIVISTGGQTIRAPVKDIRVIGRNTQGVRIIRLGEKEKVASFAVAAGEQDAAPEQTE
- a CDS encoding nitroreductase family protein, coding for MEAIEAIMSRRSIRKFKQKEISQEHIDVLMAAAMAAPSAVNEQPWHFILVKDRELVEKICGFHNHAQMAMGAPLSIIVCADRKAAKSHEAYIFQDCSAAIENLMVAAKALGLGAVWTGVYPNEARMQGFRTLFSLPESIVPFAMIVIGHPDEEKEAKKDYDKSRVHEGKW